In Dehalogenimonas etheniformans, one genomic interval encodes:
- a CDS encoding branched-chain amino acid ABC transporter permease codes for MADLMQFVLTGITVGLVYSLIALGFTFIWKSSSVANLALGQMVLLFSWIAYGTIQQAGMPFWLGLPVTIFAAAAVGWILERVILRPLIGQPILSLITVTLGIAFIFEGLVAMFWPISTAAMPDFIPDEPVHILGAVVSQEYLWAAGIALVLFIIVSLFFRYHRYGVAMRATADDQMAVWACGIPVTKIFSVSWMFAGALAAIGGVLMSSIGGITTGLIETGLKSFSVVILGGLDSFLGAIVAGPIIGLAENVGGGYLTDLTWSGVKDVIPFIIIVIVLFIKPFGLFGQERIERI; via the coding sequence ATGGCTGACTTGATGCAATTTGTCCTGACCGGCATCACCGTGGGTTTGGTGTATTCGTTGATCGCCCTCGGTTTCACTTTTATCTGGAAATCATCTTCTGTGGCCAACCTGGCTCTCGGCCAGATGGTGCTGCTTTTTTCCTGGATTGCCTATGGCACAATACAGCAAGCGGGTATGCCATTTTGGTTGGGGTTGCCAGTTACTATTTTTGCCGCAGCCGCGGTCGGCTGGATACTCGAGCGGGTTATCTTAAGACCCCTGATAGGTCAACCTATTCTATCCCTTATTACCGTAACCCTCGGCATTGCTTTCATTTTCGAAGGGCTTGTCGCCATGTTCTGGCCGATTTCAACCGCGGCCATGCCGGACTTTATTCCCGATGAGCCGGTACATATTCTCGGCGCGGTGGTTTCCCAGGAATATCTCTGGGCGGCGGGCATCGCGCTGGTTCTCTTCATCATTGTCAGCTTGTTTTTCCGCTATCATCGGTATGGCGTGGCGATGAGAGCCACCGCCGACGACCAGATGGCTGTTTGGGCGTGCGGTATTCCGGTAACGAAGATTTTTTCGGTTTCCTGGATGTTTGCGGGGGCGCTCGCCGCCATCGGCGGGGTGTTGATGAGCAGTATTGGCGGTATAACCACCGGTCTCATCGAAACCGGACTTAAATCCTTCTCTGTAGTTATCCTAGGTGGTCTCGACTCGTTCCTTGGAGCGATCGTCGCCGGGCCGATAATCGGCCTGGCGGAAAACGTCGGCGGTGGCTATTTGACCGACCTGACATGGTCCGGTGTTAAAGACGTTATTCCCTTCATCATCATAGTAATCGTCCTGTTCATTAAGCCGTTCGGCTTATTCGGACAGGAAAGGATCGAGAGGATCTAG
- a CDS encoding AMP-binding protein: MVFVLGRVSSLEPQTIPGLIKRNAERWPDKAAMCYKNLGVWHRYTWTDYFAKIKYFSIGLISLGLKTGDIVAIIGDNEPEWFWGEFAVQAAGAIPTGIFVDAVPDEVKFVVNHSGATFAIANDQEQADKFLEIRDTAPQLKKVIYWDPKGLKNYDDPLLIGFTEVIAIGREYENNYPGVFDEKLSRLKSTDTAFIYYTSGTTGQQKAAILTHKALIATASGFVTRYPLDQKSDLISNFPAAWVGDSFFATIPHIISGARLNFPEEPETVAADTREIGPHFAIYGPRQWEGIVSDIQVKMMDAHPFKRLAYKAFLPVGYKLAEAKLSGIDPGAFWKTMGKVSDGLMFHPLKDKLGLSRVRWAVTGSSVLALDTFKLIHAIGIELRQNYASTEAGFIASHGQGDIAFESVGRPALNTEVRLTNEGELFVRSDCMFSGYYKDEAKTRESFATGGWFRTGDAVNINEGGHIIFLDRLKDMGELKSGAKFAPQYIEGRLRFSPYIKDAMVLGDKDKDYASAIINIDFAMVSKWAQNNHLNFTTYVDLSQKKEIADLVTKDVARVNSFLPENSRVKKFVILHKEFDPDEAELTRTRKLRRSAMYSRYADLIEAMYGENKEVVVEAPVTYRDGRKGVVTTSIKVRGL; the protein is encoded by the coding sequence GTGGTCTTTGTTTTAGGGAGAGTTTCCAGCTTGGAGCCACAGACCATACCGGGGCTGATAAAACGAAACGCCGAACGATGGCCCGACAAAGCAGCCATGTGTTACAAAAATTTGGGCGTATGGCATCGATATACATGGACCGACTATTTTGCAAAGATAAAATACTTTTCGATTGGGCTCATCAGTCTTGGTCTTAAGACCGGAGACATCGTCGCCATCATTGGTGACAATGAACCGGAGTGGTTCTGGGGCGAGTTTGCCGTGCAAGCGGCGGGAGCTATTCCCACCGGCATCTTTGTAGACGCTGTCCCCGATGAAGTTAAGTTCGTAGTCAATCATTCCGGTGCGACTTTTGCCATCGCGAATGACCAGGAACAGGCAGACAAATTCCTGGAGATCCGGGACACTGCTCCCCAGTTGAAAAAGGTTATTTACTGGGACCCCAAAGGGCTCAAGAATTACGATGATCCTTTACTAATCGGATTTACCGAAGTGATTGCCATAGGTAGGGAATACGAGAATAACTATCCGGGCGTGTTCGATGAGAAATTGTCACGGCTCAAATCTACCGATACCGCTTTTATTTACTATACCTCCGGCACCACGGGACAGCAGAAAGCGGCTATTCTTACCCATAAAGCGCTTATCGCGACAGCTTCAGGTTTCGTTACACGATATCCTCTTGACCAAAAGAGCGATCTCATATCCAATTTCCCAGCTGCCTGGGTGGGAGACAGTTTTTTTGCCACGATCCCTCACATCATCTCCGGAGCGCGATTGAATTTCCCCGAAGAACCGGAAACGGTAGCTGCTGATACCAGGGAAATCGGGCCGCATTTTGCCATTTATGGTCCTCGCCAATGGGAAGGCATCGTTTCGGACATCCAGGTCAAAATGATGGATGCCCATCCATTCAAACGCTTGGCTTACAAGGCATTTCTTCCGGTCGGTTATAAGTTAGCCGAAGCCAAATTGTCCGGAATCGATCCCGGCGCTTTTTGGAAAACGATGGGAAAAGTATCGGATGGGCTGATGTTTCATCCACTGAAAGACAAACTCGGCCTGTCGAGGGTGAGATGGGCAGTCACCGGATCATCGGTACTCGCTCTGGATACATTCAAACTCATTCACGCCATCGGGATAGAGCTCCGGCAGAATTACGCGTCGACCGAGGCCGGATTCATCGCTTCTCACGGACAGGGAGATATCGCGTTCGAGAGCGTCGGTAGGCCAGCTTTGAATACGGAAGTACGGCTAACCAACGAAGGCGAACTTTTCGTCCGCTCCGACTGCATGTTCTCTGGATATTACAAAGACGAGGCTAAAACCAGGGAAAGTTTTGCCACGGGCGGGTGGTTTCGCACCGGCGATGCTGTCAACATCAACGAAGGCGGGCACATTATTTTTCTGGACCGCCTTAAAGATATGGGCGAACTAAAAAGTGGCGCCAAATTCGCGCCGCAATATATCGAAGGCCGATTGCGCTTTTCTCCCTACATCAAAGACGCTATGGTCCTGGGTGACAAAGACAAAGATTACGCCTCCGCCATCATCAATATCGATTTCGCGATGGTGAGCAAGTGGGCACAGAACAACCATCTCAACTTCACCACTTACGTCGACCTGTCTCAAAAAAAGGAGATTGCCGACCTGGTGACTAAGGACGTCGCCCGGGTCAATAGCTTTCTACCCGAGAATTCGAGAGTCAAGAAGTTTGTGATTTTACATAAGGAGTTCGATCCAGACGAGGCAGAACTCACTCGAACCAGGAAATTGCGGCGGAGTGCCATGTACTCCCGGTACGCCGACCTTATCGAAGCGATGTATGGCGAAAACAAGGAAGTAGTGGTGGAAGCTCCGGTGACTTATCGTGATGGGCGCAAGGGCGTCGTAACGACATCCATTAAGGTGAGAGGACTTTAA
- a CDS encoding leucyl aminopeptidase has translation MDIKLITEDLEKIKADAIIVGVFENGEDNEFEKSIDTALGGAVAALREKKEIKGKSGEFTVVHSLGKIAAAKVAIIGLGKKQELDAIKLRAYVADAVRSLQRKNNLELVLALPDTGINAGDVGRVAVEAAYLGSYNFRKHLTKEAEFGDIKSFKVLSSMKFQQETFNTGAKRGEIVAQMTMLARDMGNEPSNYMTPQDMADTAEKVAKESGFKVEVLERRDMEKLGMGGLLGVSKASFDKNPPKLIIMRYKGKETDGWDLALIGKGLTFDTGGISIKPADKMEDMKFDMSGGAATIAAMGAIAKSKLKVNTIAAVPATENMPDGGSYKPGDVLKMFTGKTVEVISTDAEGRLILADALGYINKEKPAAIIDMATLTGACVIALGMITTAAITNNQPLVEKVIKAGAAAGERIWQLPAYDDYKEQYKSDYADLKNVGGRPAGTITAGLFLGEFVGETPWVHLDIAGTAYGEKEKGIITKGGSGVPVATLVNLAEMLAES, from the coding sequence ATGGACATCAAGCTCATCACCGAAGACCTGGAGAAAATCAAGGCTGATGCTATCATCGTAGGCGTCTTTGAAAATGGGGAAGACAACGAATTCGAAAAATCGATCGATACGGCTCTTGGTGGGGCAGTAGCCGCACTCCGGGAGAAGAAAGAGATCAAAGGCAAATCTGGCGAATTTACGGTAGTCCACTCTTTGGGCAAAATTGCCGCAGCCAAGGTCGCCATTATTGGGCTGGGTAAGAAACAAGAACTGGACGCCATCAAATTACGCGCTTATGTTGCCGATGCGGTCCGATCACTGCAGCGGAAAAATAATCTGGAACTTGTCCTGGCGCTACCGGACACTGGTATCAACGCCGGTGATGTCGGCCGTGTGGCAGTCGAGGCGGCCTATCTCGGGAGCTACAATTTCAGAAAGCATTTGACCAAAGAAGCCGAGTTCGGCGATATCAAGTCATTTAAAGTGCTTTCCTCCATGAAGTTCCAACAAGAAACCTTCAATACTGGCGCCAAAAGAGGAGAAATCGTTGCACAGATGACGATGCTTGCCCGGGACATGGGCAACGAACCCTCCAACTATATGACGCCACAAGATATGGCTGACACCGCTGAGAAGGTTGCCAAGGAATCAGGGTTCAAGGTCGAAGTGCTCGAACGTCGAGATATGGAAAAGCTAGGGATGGGCGGATTGCTTGGAGTATCAAAAGCATCTTTCGATAAGAACCCGCCCAAATTGATCATCATGCGCTACAAGGGCAAAGAGACCGACGGTTGGGACCTGGCGCTCATCGGTAAAGGTTTGACCTTCGACACCGGGGGCATTTCAATCAAGCCCGCCGACAAAATGGAAGATATGAAATTCGATATGTCCGGCGGCGCAGCAACCATCGCCGCTATGGGCGCTATCGCCAAATCGAAACTTAAAGTCAATACTATCGCCGCTGTCCCGGCGACGGAGAACATGCCGGACGGGGGCTCATACAAACCTGGCGATGTCCTGAAGATGTTCACCGGAAAAACCGTTGAAGTTATATCAACCGATGCCGAAGGCCGCCTTATATTAGCGGACGCACTTGGTTACATCAACAAAGAAAAGCCGGCAGCGATTATCGACATGGCCACTCTGACAGGTGCTTGCGTTATCGCCCTCGGCATGATAACCACGGCAGCAATAACTAACAATCAACCTCTGGTCGAAAAGGTCATCAAAGCTGGAGCTGCTGCAGGCGAGCGCATCTGGCAGCTTCCCGCCTATGACGATTATAAAGAGCAATACAAGAGCGACTATGCCGATCTCAAGAACGTCGGCGGGCGTCCGGCTGGAACGATCACTGCCGGACTCTTTCTTGGTGAGTTTGTCGGCGAGACGCCGTGGGTCCACCTGGACATCGCCGGTACCGCTTATGGCGAGAAAGAAAAGGGCATCATCACCAAAGGCGGCAGCGGTGTGCCGGTGGCGACGCTGGTAAACCTGGCGGAGATGTTAGCGGAGTCTTAG
- a CDS encoding AAA family ATPase, with translation MRDAALLAKDVARLRKAVSSKHARQTEHPVFVVLVGLPGSGKSYFASRLIEKIPAIVLESDFLRKNLVRKPVYTQFESFRLFRAIHELIRELLAAKYAVVLDATNLSADSRRPLAEIANETNAKIVLVHLNTPREVAEERLIGRTFKRDGYSDADWAVYQKLETAFEPIQGPHYEITGPMDISPVIDKIVAEIKKD, from the coding sequence ATGAGGGATGCGGCATTATTAGCCAAAGATGTAGCCCGGCTTCGGAAGGCAGTCAGCAGTAAACATGCGAGACAAACCGAGCATCCTGTTTTTGTAGTTCTCGTTGGCTTGCCAGGCAGTGGGAAAAGCTATTTTGCTTCCCGTCTGATTGAGAAGATCCCAGCAATCGTACTGGAAAGTGATTTCCTACGGAAGAATTTGGTGCGAAAGCCTGTATACACCCAATTTGAGAGTTTTCGATTATTTCGAGCCATTCATGAGTTAATCAGAGAACTCCTGGCCGCAAAGTATGCCGTGGTCCTTGATGCCACAAACCTGAGTGCGGATTCCCGTCGTCCATTGGCAGAAATTGCCAATGAAACAAATGCGAAAATTGTTCTTGTCCACTTGAACACTCCCAGGGAAGTGGCTGAAGAACGCCTAATCGGCCGCACATTCAAGCGAGATGGTTATTCTGATGCCGATTGGGCTGTTTATCAGAAACTGGAAACGGCTTTTGAGCCCATTCAAGGCCCTCACTATGAGATTACCGGGCCTATGGACATTTCGCCCGTTATTGATAAAATAGTCGCTGAAATCAAAAAGGACTGA
- a CDS encoding class I adenylate-forming enzyme family protein, with the protein MNLVEFIAGAADRYQDRTAFQMGDKCLSFRDLDGLSNGLAGNLIEMGVKPGDRVALLLENSPDFVVCYFAILKAGALAIPLDTKYKMLEIKAVFDDCRPSTLIAEGAILKTLGGELSRFEFLKNIISKAEIPGTAYTVLDSLIRCAEFPPQIKQYPDLAHIAYTSGPTLRPHGAEITQQNLIEAAAGSAAGFGQTDQDTVILFALPLHHTIGIAVIMMTSLFAGSRVIIVCGVSMDAALCAIEKERATMFHGVPFIHAMMVKHIKDNGLKYNLITLRFCGSAGAPIPVKVITDFEGLTGKNLIQFYGLTESTSHVTCQDVTKSGRSGGVGKAIPGFAIRVVAEDGHDVMAGESGEVIIRGPIMRAYHNLPDLTEQFVQSGWLYTDDIGFIDDEGELFINGVKKPMLITKGQNIYFSDISDLLLNHPAVADAAASGILDPDGMRGEVVLAVIKLKDGAILTEQEVKKYFLEKLANYKCPKKVVFVSEIPRKPNGDLDTFGLLD; encoded by the coding sequence ATGAATTTAGTTGAATTTATAGCTGGGGCGGCAGATAGGTATCAAGACCGAACAGCCTTTCAAATGGGCGACAAGTGCCTGTCGTTTCGGGACCTGGATGGACTCTCCAACGGCTTAGCCGGGAATTTAATTGAGATGGGGGTAAAACCCGGCGATCGGGTCGCTTTACTGCTGGAGAACAGTCCTGATTTTGTGGTCTGTTATTTTGCCATTCTCAAAGCCGGGGCATTGGCCATTCCGCTGGATACCAAATACAAAATGCTCGAAATCAAAGCAGTCTTCGATGACTGCCGCCCTTCGACGTTGATCGCCGAGGGCGCGATATTGAAGACCCTGGGCGGTGAATTATCACGCTTCGAGTTTTTGAAAAACATTATCAGCAAAGCCGAAATTCCCGGAACCGCATATACCGTTCTGGATAGTCTCATTCGCTGTGCAGAATTTCCGCCTCAGATTAAACAATATCCCGACCTGGCTCACATCGCTTACACGTCCGGTCCCACCCTCAGACCTCACGGAGCCGAGATTACCCAGCAAAATCTTATCGAAGCGGCGGCAGGGTCCGCGGCTGGTTTTGGTCAGACCGATCAGGATACGGTCATTCTGTTCGCCCTGCCTCTGCACCATACTATCGGCATCGCAGTCATCATGATGACATCACTTTTCGCCGGAAGCCGGGTCATTATTGTATGCGGCGTGTCTATGGATGCTGCTTTATGCGCCATCGAAAAGGAACGCGCCACCATGTTCCACGGAGTACCGTTCATCCACGCGATGATGGTGAAACATATTAAAGACAACGGCCTCAAATACAATTTAATCACCCTGCGCTTCTGCGGCAGCGCCGGCGCCCCGATACCGGTCAAGGTTATCACTGATTTTGAAGGGCTGACGGGGAAAAACCTTATCCAGTTCTACGGTCTGACCGAGTCTACCAGCCACGTTACCTGCCAGGATGTTACCAAAAGCGGGCGGAGCGGTGGTGTGGGTAAAGCGATCCCCGGATTTGCTATTCGAGTCGTCGCCGAAGACGGTCATGATGTAATGGCTGGAGAATCCGGTGAAGTCATCATCAGAGGCCCGATAATGCGCGCCTACCACAACCTGCCGGATCTAACCGAGCAATTTGTTCAATCTGGCTGGCTTTATACGGATGACATCGGCTTTATAGATGACGAGGGCGAATTATTTATCAATGGCGTCAAAAAGCCGATGCTTATCACCAAAGGGCAAAACATATATTTCTCCGATATCTCGGACCTGCTGTTGAACCATCCAGCAGTTGCCGATGCCGCTGCTTCAGGCATCCTCGATCCCGATGGCATGCGGGGGGAGGTCGTGTTGGCGGTAATCAAATTAAAAGACGGTGCTATCTTGACCGAACAAGAGGTCAAGAAGTATTTCCTCGAAAAACTAGCCAACTACAAATGCCCCAAGAAAGTTGTGTTTGTCAGTGAGATACCCAGGAAACCTAATGGTGACCTGGATACCTTCGGTCTTTTGGACTAG
- a CDS encoding TrpB-like pyridoxal phosphate-dependent enzyme, whose product MDRTKFILNEKEMPTAWYNIQADLPTPIAPYLHPGTKEPLGPADLAPLFPMELIMQEVSKERYIDVPGAVIDIYRSWRPTTLYRAYRLEKALQTPAKIFYKYEGSSPAGSHKPNTAVPQAYYNKKEGIKRLATETGAGQWGSSLAFACSQFGIDLKVYMVKVSYQQKPYRRMMMETWGAQCVPSPSMDTEAGRNALAEDPNNPGSLGLAISEAVEDAAPRADSHYALGSVLNHVLMHQTVIGLESLKQMEMAGEYPDIVIGCVGGGSNFGGMALPFVHQNLTAGKKTRLIAVEPSSCPSLTKGVFAFDYGDVAGMAPIAKMFTLGRKFMPPPVHAGGLRYHGMSPIVSHLYKLGLIEAKAVHQLPTFEAGIQFARTEGFISAPETNHAIRAAIDEAIKCRESGEKKVILFNHSGHGHFDMAAYDAYLSGKLADYEYPEGMVKEALKDLPQCILR is encoded by the coding sequence ATGGATCGTACAAAGTTTATTTTGAATGAAAAGGAAATGCCCACGGCTTGGTACAACATTCAAGCCGATCTTCCTACACCTATTGCGCCGTACCTTCATCCGGGCACCAAAGAACCGCTTGGACCGGCCGACCTGGCGCCTCTATTCCCGATGGAACTTATCATGCAAGAAGTATCTAAAGAAAGGTACATCGATGTTCCGGGCGCCGTCATCGACATTTATCGTAGCTGGAGACCGACAACCCTTTATCGGGCATACCGCCTTGAGAAAGCTCTTCAAACTCCGGCAAAGATATTCTACAAATATGAGGGATCCAGCCCGGCCGGCAGCCACAAGCCAAATACCGCCGTGCCTCAGGCCTATTACAACAAAAAAGAAGGCATCAAGCGCCTGGCCACCGAAACGGGTGCCGGCCAATGGGGTTCATCCTTGGCTTTTGCCTGCAGCCAGTTCGGAATTGATCTCAAAGTTTACATGGTCAAGGTCAGCTATCAACAAAAGCCTTACCGCCGCATGATGATGGAGACCTGGGGCGCGCAGTGTGTACCCAGCCCCAGTATGGATACCGAAGCGGGACGAAACGCTCTGGCAGAAGATCCCAACAATCCCGGCAGTCTGGGTCTTGCCATCTCGGAGGCTGTTGAAGATGCAGCCCCCCGCGCCGATTCTCATTACGCGTTGGGCAGTGTCCTGAACCATGTTTTGATGCATCAGACAGTTATTGGACTGGAATCCCTGAAACAGATGGAAATGGCAGGTGAATATCCTGACATCGTCATTGGCTGTGTCGGCGGGGGTTCTAATTTCGGTGGTATGGCTCTCCCGTTTGTTCATCAGAACCTGACCGCGGGAAAAAAGACGCGTCTTATCGCTGTTGAACCTTCAAGCTGCCCTTCCCTGACCAAAGGCGTCTTCGCTTTCGATTATGGCGATGTTGCCGGAATGGCTCCGATAGCCAAGATGTTCACCCTTGGCCGTAAATTCATGCCACCTCCGGTTCATGCCGGCGGCCTGCGTTATCACGGAATGTCGCCCATCGTTAGCCACCTCTACAAACTGGGATTGATCGAGGCTAAGGCGGTACATCAACTGCCGACATTCGAAGCTGGTATCCAGTTTGCCCGGACCGAGGGATTTATCAGCGCGCCGGAAACTAATCATGCAATCCGAGCGGCTATCGATGAAGCCATTAAGTGCCGCGAATCCGGAGAGAAAAAAGTGATCCTCTTCAACCATTCCGGTCACGGACACTTCGACATGGCTGCTTATGATGCTTATCTGTCGGGCAAATTAGCCGACTACGAATATCCGGAAGGTATGGTCAAGGAAGCTCTTAAGGACCTCCCGCAGTGTATTCTTAGATAG
- the ileS gene encoding isoleucine--tRNA ligase, with protein sequence MFQPVSSRVSFPEMEEKILKLWAEKNVFKRSIENRRGGKRFTLYEGPPTANGKPGIHHVLSRVFKDIIPRYKVMKGFYAPRIGGWDTHGLPVELEVEKALGFKSKTDIERYGIAEFNRKCRESVFKYVEDWNKLTERIGYWVDLDHAYITMNNSYIETGWWVVKQLWDKGLVYQGHKVTPHCPRCGTSLSSHEVALGYEEHIEDPSVYIKFKIEPHTLNGSMAAFRDKPLFLLAWTTTPWTLPANTALAVCGGAEYSILDLGEEYLVVASERLEPNGLQAAHKVGRFTSESLLALKYRPLFDPFEFGVPVNRLTEAGIVPVEKTSLEYPIIATDYVSMEDGTGIVHTAPAYGEVDYESGKKYGLYFIHHVDLQGKITGSYPGSGKFVKAADPLITHALKEQGLVQKAEKIHHTYPFCWRCGTPLLYFAKQSWYIRTTARKAELIDGNEKINWYPEHIKRGRFGDWLQNNVDWAFSRERYWGTPVPVWKCETCQAADCIGGMDDLKSKPGFSGFKEPLDLHRPYVDELTYDCPQCGGRMKRVTDVIDCWFDSGAMPVAQYNYPFEAGSLKIFNDGRFPADYICEGIDQTRGWFYSLHALATLLFDQPCFKNCISLGLILDEKGEKMSKTRGNVVLPETVISKHGADAVRWYLFTASPAGNTRRFSEKLVGEVTRAFMSTLWNTYSFFVLYANIDNYKPGKEQYEVASELDRWILSELNQLILEVTADLENYDPVSAGRSIEAFVDYLSNWYVRRSRRRFWKSESDADKLSAYNTLYECLVKLAKLLAPFMPFVAEELYQNLVLSKDNGAPDSVHLCDYPEADESKIDAVLSSSVRLAMKVSSVGRAARAQATIKVRQPIAEALVAGLTPSEQANLQKLADSVVEELNIKKVGFVADVAALPADAYSVVAEGPVTVAIDKRLSKELADEGLVREITHRLQGLRRTANFEIADNILVFFETDEHTELVINEWADYINKETLAKASVKGVPMDASITAENFKLEGHEVRLGVKKA encoded by the coding sequence ATGTTTCAACCTGTAAGCAGCAGAGTCAGTTTTCCGGAAATGGAAGAAAAAATCCTGAAGCTCTGGGCTGAAAAAAATGTTTTCAAACGCTCGATCGAAAATCGCCGGGGCGGAAAACGGTTCACCCTGTATGAAGGGCCGCCGACCGCCAACGGCAAGCCAGGCATTCATCATGTTTTGTCCCGGGTATTTAAAGATATTATCCCACGTTACAAGGTGATGAAAGGTTTTTATGCGCCCCGCATTGGCGGTTGGGATACTCACGGCTTACCTGTTGAACTCGAGGTTGAGAAAGCGCTCGGTTTCAAGAGCAAGACTGACATAGAACGCTACGGCATAGCCGAATTCAACAGAAAATGCCGTGAAAGCGTCTTTAAATACGTTGAAGATTGGAACAAGCTTACCGAACGTATAGGTTATTGGGTTGACCTCGATCATGCCTATATAACGATGAATAATAGCTACATAGAAACCGGGTGGTGGGTGGTAAAACAGCTATGGGATAAAGGTTTGGTCTATCAGGGGCACAAAGTTACGCCGCATTGCCCAAGGTGTGGCACATCGCTCTCATCGCATGAGGTAGCTCTAGGCTACGAAGAACACATCGAGGACCCATCGGTCTACATCAAATTTAAAATTGAACCCCATACGCTTAATGGCTCGATGGCGGCATTCCGGGATAAACCACTTTTCCTCTTGGCCTGGACGACCACTCCCTGGACGCTTCCGGCAAATACGGCGCTCGCCGTTTGCGGCGGCGCTGAATACAGCATCCTCGATCTGGGGGAGGAATACCTAGTCGTTGCCTCCGAGCGTCTCGAACCCAACGGCTTACAGGCCGCACACAAGGTCGGCAGGTTCACTAGTGAGAGTTTATTGGCGCTTAAATACCGCCCGTTGTTCGATCCGTTTGAGTTCGGTGTCCCGGTGAACAGATTGACCGAAGCCGGAATAGTGCCAGTAGAAAAGACTTCACTTGAATATCCCATCATTGCGACTGATTACGTCTCCATGGAAGACGGGACCGGCATCGTCCACACCGCCCCGGCCTATGGCGAGGTCGACTACGAGTCCGGCAAAAAATATGGCCTATACTTCATCCATCACGTCGATCTTCAGGGTAAAATCACTGGTTCTTACCCGGGTTCGGGCAAATTCGTAAAAGCCGCTGATCCGTTGATCACCCACGCCCTTAAAGAACAGGGGCTCGTTCAGAAAGCAGAGAAGATCCACCACACCTACCCATTCTGCTGGCGCTGCGGCACGCCGCTGTTGTATTTTGCCAAGCAGAGCTGGTATATCAGGACCACAGCCCGTAAAGCTGAGCTCATCGACGGCAATGAAAAGATTAACTGGTATCCCGAGCATATCAAGCGCGGGCGTTTCGGCGACTGGCTGCAGAACAACGTAGATTGGGCCTTCTCTAGGGAAAGGTATTGGGGAACGCCTGTCCCGGTGTGGAAATGTGAGACGTGCCAGGCAGCCGATTGCATCGGCGGGATGGACGACCTGAAATCCAAACCCGGCTTTTCAGGTTTTAAAGAGCCGTTGGATTTGCACCGGCCATACGTTGATGAACTCACCTACGATTGCCCGCAATGCGGCGGGAGGATGAAACGGGTCACCGACGTCATCGACTGTTGGTTTGATTCCGGCGCGATGCCGGTAGCCCAGTATAATTACCCGTTTGAAGCTGGCAGCCTGAAGATCTTCAATGACGGCAGGTTCCCGGCTGACTACATCTGCGAGGGCATCGATCAAACGCGGGGCTGGTTCTACAGCCTCCATGCCCTGGCGACTTTATTGTTCGATCAGCCATGCTTCAAAAACTGCATTTCTCTCGGCCTCATCCTTGATGAAAAAGGCGAGAAAATGAGCAAGACGCGGGGTAACGTGGTACTGCCCGAAACCGTGATTTCAAAGCACGGTGCGGATGCCGTTCGCTGGTACCTGTTTACAGCTTCACCGGCTGGTAATACCCGCCGCTTTTCAGAGAAGCTCGTCGGCGAAGTCACCCGGGCCTTCATGTCCACGCTCTGGAACACTTACTCATTTTTCGTCCTTTACGCCAATATCGACAATTATAAACCCGGAAAAGAACAGTACGAAGTTGCCTCAGAACTCGATCGTTGGATTCTCTCGGAGTTGAATCAACTGATATTAGAGGTTACCGCCGATCTGGAGAACTACGATCCCGTATCAGCCGGGAGATCTATCGAGGCATTTGTCGACTACCTTTCCAACTGGTATGTCCGGCGTTCTCGACGCCGGTTCTGGAAAAGCGAGTCCGACGCTGACAAGCTATCGGCCTACAATACTCTTTACGAGTGCCTGGTGAAACTCGCCAAGTTGCTGGCGCCGTTCATGCCTTTTGTTGCTGAAGAACTTTATCAGAATCTTGTGCTTTCGAAGGATAATGGCGCTCCGGACTCGGTGCATCTATGCGATTATCCGGAAGCGGATGAGTCCAAGATCGACGCTGTTTTGTCATCATCCGTCCGTTTAGCAATGAAAGTTTCAAGCGTCGGTAGGGCAGCTCGCGCCCAGGCGACGATCAAAGTGCGACAACCGATAGCCGAGGCTCTGGTTGCCGGTTTGACACCTTCTGAACAGGCGAACCTTCAAAAGCTGGCAGATTCAGTAGTTGAGGAATTGAACATAAAGAAAGTGGGATTTGTCGCCGACGTGGCTGCGCTGCCGGCAGATGCTTACTCGGTTGTTGCAGAAGGTCCAGTCACCGTCGCTATCGACAAACGTTTGAGTAAAGAACTTGCGGACGAGGGCCTGGTAAGAGAAATCACACATCGGTTGCAAGGGTTAAGACGGACTGCCAATTTTGAAATCGCTGACAACATTCTGGTTTTCTTCGAGACCGACGAACATACCGAATTGGTTATAAACGAATGGGCAGACTACATCAATAAAGAAACGCTGGCTAAAGCTTCGGTAAAAGGCGTCCCCATGGATGCCTCGATCACTGCTGAGAACTTCAAACTTGAGGGGCATGAAGTCAGACTTGGAGTAAAGAAGGCTTAG